A window of the Streptomyces luomodiensis genome harbors these coding sequences:
- a CDS encoding helix-turn-helix domain-containing protein translates to MTPGRQALPALAPLRCGDTDTRLAAGFGIGPETACRSVHETVDVLPALAESPPAAMRRAKRPAYSAS, encoded by the coding sequence CTGACGCCGGGACGGCAGGCCCTCCCCGCTCTCGCCCCTCTACGCTGCGGCGACACCGACACCCGGCTCGCCGCCGGGTTCGGCATCGGCCCGGAAACCGCGTGCCGCTCCGTCCATGAGACCGTCGACGTCCTCCCCGCGCTCGCCGAGAGCCCGCCCGCCGCGATGCGGCGGGCGAAGCGGCCGGCGTATTCGGCGAGCTGA
- the mhpA gene encoding bifunctional 3-(3-hydroxy-phenyl)propionate/3-hydroxycinnamic acid hydroxylase MhpA, whose protein sequence is MKLADEPRTSTTTPDVVDADVVIIGYGPVGQTLAALLGTSGHRVLVCERRVGRYETPRAGHFDHEIMRVFQSLGIAEDVRRIAEPARVYAFLDTDGGVISRLPREWNAPSGWDASYHFYQPELEDVLDAAVRGASTVDVRFGAELVDLRQGADHVVVTLADGSVVTARYAVGADGANSAVRTLCGIPTKDLGFRGDWLVVDVRPRPGAPALDIPDTGQVLDPARPNHMGRVAQRYFRWEFMLVEGDDPTEMVKPERVWELLSPWIGPQEGEVIRQTVYQFRSIVADTFRHRSVLLAGDAAHVMPPFLGQGMSSGIRDAATLGWMLDLVLTGAADPKLLDLYTLSRRPQVIDYIEESVRVGTVVCETDPVRAAQRRTEMRSATELPPPFEPPVGAGFRDGQPLAGHLAVQPFLRTSGGQTERSDDVLGHGFTLFSLVEPDAATTAAVAELERAIGLRSVVVGAEGVQEEGEALSDWLKESGVVAVLVRPDFYVFGTATELSEVVDLLASLRASLSLV, encoded by the coding sequence ATGAAGCTTGCCGATGAACCCCGCACATCCACGACCACGCCGGATGTCGTGGATGCGGATGTCGTCATCATCGGGTACGGCCCGGTCGGTCAGACCCTGGCTGCTCTCCTGGGGACGTCGGGGCACCGCGTGCTGGTGTGCGAACGGCGGGTCGGGCGCTACGAGACGCCACGAGCCGGACACTTCGATCACGAAATCATGCGCGTCTTCCAGTCTTTGGGCATTGCCGAGGATGTAAGGCGCATTGCCGAACCAGCTCGTGTGTATGCATTCCTCGACACGGACGGAGGCGTGATTTCCCGTCTGCCAAGGGAATGGAACGCTCCCTCCGGCTGGGATGCGTCGTACCACTTCTACCAGCCGGAACTCGAAGATGTCCTGGACGCGGCAGTCCGCGGAGCATCCACGGTGGACGTTCGTTTCGGTGCGGAGCTGGTCGACCTGCGCCAGGGGGCCGACCACGTGGTGGTGACGTTGGCGGACGGCAGCGTCGTCACCGCTCGCTATGCGGTCGGGGCAGACGGCGCCAACAGCGCGGTACGCACGCTCTGCGGCATTCCGACGAAAGATCTCGGTTTCCGGGGCGACTGGCTGGTGGTTGACGTCCGGCCTCGGCCTGGCGCCCCGGCCCTGGACATCCCGGACACCGGCCAGGTACTCGACCCCGCGAGGCCGAACCACATGGGCCGGGTGGCTCAGCGGTACTTCCGCTGGGAGTTCATGCTCGTCGAGGGCGACGATCCCACCGAGATGGTGAAGCCGGAACGTGTCTGGGAGCTGCTCAGTCCCTGGATCGGCCCGCAGGAGGGGGAGGTGATCCGGCAGACCGTCTACCAGTTCCGATCCATCGTGGCCGACACGTTCCGCCACCGGTCGGTTCTGCTTGCCGGTGACGCCGCTCACGTCATGCCGCCCTTCCTCGGACAGGGCATGAGCTCTGGCATCCGGGACGCCGCGACCCTCGGCTGGATGCTCGACCTCGTGCTGACCGGCGCCGCGGACCCGAAGCTGCTGGACTTGTACACGCTCTCGAGAAGGCCACAGGTCATCGACTACATCGAGGAGTCGGTGCGGGTAGGGACCGTCGTCTGCGAGACCGACCCCGTTCGTGCGGCGCAACGTCGTACGGAGATGCGGTCGGCGACCGAGCTTCCGCCACCGTTCGAGCCGCCTGTCGGCGCAGGCTTCCGAGACGGACAACCGCTGGCCGGCCACTTGGCCGTACAGCCCTTTCTGCGTACGAGCGGCGGGCAGACCGAGCGGTCCGACGATGTGCTCGGCCACGGGTTCACCCTGTTCAGCCTGGTCGAACCGGACGCGGCGACGACCGCGGCCGTCGCGGAACTCGAGCGCGCCATCGGGCTGCGGTCCGTGGTGGTGGGCGCCGAGGGGGTCCAGGAAGAGGGCGAGGCGCTGAGTGACTGGCTCAAGGAGTCCGGTGTCGTGGCCGTGCTGGTTCGCCCGGACTTCTACGTCTTCGGCACCGCTACCGAGCTCTCCGAGGTGGTGGATCTGCTCGCCTCACTTCGCGCGAGCCTGTCGCTGGTGTAG
- a CDS encoding FCD domain-containing protein encodes MDAMRQALDDMAAAGSEADAIVEADLAFHRALPESAHNEPLSRMEVVRPRRRPPPYGPWRAVSGRPRRRFAGPPPSPAAASARVPVTREVVRGQHATPGQRRRPAGPAAGALPGFRRPRHRAGYWGDVAVKRSIL; translated from the coding sequence CTGGATGCGATGCGGCAGGCGCTCGACGACATGGCCGCGGCCGGCTCGGAGGCGGACGCGATCGTCGAGGCGGACCTGGCCTTCCACCGTGCCCTGCCGGAGTCCGCGCACAACGAACCGCTGAGCCGGATGGAGGTCGTGCGGCCGAGGCGCCGGCCGCCGCCGTACGGGCCGTGGAGAGCGGTGAGCGGTCGGCCGCGCCGAAGGTTCGCCGGGCCGCCACCGTCGCCGGCCGCCGCGAGCGCCCGGGTCCCGGTAACCCGGGAAGTGGTCCGCGGGCAGCACGCCACACCCGGTCAGCGACGCAGGCCGGCCGGGCCGGCCGCGGGTGCTTTGCCAGGGTTTCGGCGCCCGCGCCACCGTGCGGGCTATTGGGGCGACGTGGCGGTGAAGCGCTCGATCCTGTAG
- a CDS encoding helix-turn-helix domain-containing protein has product MEATETEKLIAERLSGARRRTGWTLAEVAPAVGVSVTHLSRLERGDRQPSIGVLIQLARMYGTSVGQLVGEEPESACRIFRRGAATPIEGPDGRYRYAAVSGTSGPNMLEAICLELSGRSPTGRAAEHPGEEWLFVHSGDVRLEVASATYDLAPGDAAHFDARQPHLLHNAGPNAATVFVITVPSPAGQGSWHR; this is encoded by the coding sequence ATGGAGGCCACCGAGACCGAGAAGCTGATCGCCGAGCGCCTGTCCGGGGCGCGACGCCGCACGGGCTGGACTCTCGCCGAAGTGGCCCCGGCCGTGGGGGTGTCCGTGACCCACTTGTCGCGGCTGGAGAGGGGCGACCGCCAGCCCTCCATCGGAGTTCTCATTCAGCTGGCCCGCATGTACGGCACGTCCGTCGGGCAACTCGTCGGGGAAGAGCCAGAATCCGCCTGCCGCATCTTCAGGAGAGGCGCAGCTACGCCGATCGAGGGCCCCGACGGCCGATATCGATACGCGGCGGTGAGCGGGACCTCAGGCCCCAACATGCTCGAGGCGATCTGCCTGGAGCTGTCCGGCCGTTCCCCAACGGGCCGTGCCGCAGAGCACCCCGGAGAGGAGTGGCTGTTCGTGCACTCGGGAGATGTACGTCTTGAGGTTGCATCCGCAACGTATGACCTCGCGCCCGGAGACGCCGCGCATTTCGATGCCCGTCAGCCGCACCTGCTCCACAACGCCGGGCCGAACGCCGCGACCGTCTTCGTCATCACAGTCCCCTCTCCCGCAGGCCAGGGAAGCTGGCATCGGTAA
- a CDS encoding IclR family transcriptional regulator, whose amino-acid sequence MAVPAAYPVESIDNAARILLMLVDNPSLRVADVSAELGVARSTAHRMLTTLQARDLLRQDARTKGYGPGPALARLGIAVMGAVALRDEARPVLEKLVEDTSETAHLLVLEGTETVFVEGVESQQVIRAGMRIGQRGPAHASAAGKVLLAELSREELRRRYPSARLRGGTERAVSTRRALEAELEKVRETGYATNMEESESDLCAVAAPVRNRQGVACGALSVSGPARRADAKLALLSGAVVAAATELGARLG is encoded by the coding sequence GTGGCAGTGCCGGCCGCCTACCCGGTGGAATCGATCGACAACGCCGCGCGGATCCTGCTGATGCTGGTGGACAACCCGTCGTTGCGAGTTGCCGACGTGTCCGCCGAGCTCGGAGTGGCCAGGTCGACCGCTCATCGGATGCTGACCACCCTGCAGGCCCGCGACCTGCTCCGCCAGGACGCCCGGACCAAGGGCTACGGACCTGGGCCCGCCCTGGCCAGGCTCGGCATCGCCGTGATGGGGGCCGTCGCCCTCCGCGACGAAGCGCGTCCCGTGCTGGAAAAGCTCGTCGAAGACACCTCCGAAACCGCGCATCTGCTCGTACTGGAAGGCACGGAGACCGTCTTCGTCGAAGGTGTGGAGAGCCAGCAGGTCATCCGTGCCGGGATGCGTATCGGGCAGCGAGGCCCGGCGCACGCGTCTGCCGCGGGGAAAGTGCTGCTCGCCGAGCTTTCCCGGGAAGAGTTGCGGCGCCGCTATCCGAGCGCGCGGCTGCGAGGCGGAACCGAGCGCGCGGTGAGCACCCGCCGGGCGCTCGAGGCCGAGCTCGAGAAGGTAAGGGAGACCGGCTACGCCACCAACATGGAGGAAAGCGAATCGGACCTCTGCGCGGTGGCCGCCCCGGTACGGAACCGGCAGGGCGTGGCCTGCGGTGCGCTGTCCGTATCCGGCCCGGCGAGGCGGGCCGACGCCAAACTCGCCCTCCTCAGCGGTGCTGTCGTCGCCGCCGCCACCGAACTCGGCGCGCGGCTCGGTTAG
- a CDS encoding alpha/beta fold hydrolase, protein MPKTNNGMYYEERGNGPDTIVLLPGLGCSLTCWSEVAPLLDGYRLVLMDLPGHAGSLHAPADGSSLARIAETVIDACDQLGLERFALVGLSFGGALSVRIALDRPGQVFAVMALMPWNAGGTEAGDPVIEGFHTSFRDVEAITQAVGAISLEPSKTTDVVRTMTTAVTEQFWHSWLGTGGGAYTSMFEELSGMAVPACYVIGGQDTIAPQDKLIADVRAMPGGRLVFLSDAGHLAPYESPELVAREIREFVSRYANTPSPGAGASS, encoded by the coding sequence ATGCCGAAGACGAACAACGGTATGTACTACGAGGAGCGGGGAAACGGGCCGGACACCATCGTTCTGCTGCCCGGACTCGGGTGCTCACTCACGTGCTGGTCGGAGGTGGCACCCCTGCTCGACGGCTATCGCCTCGTGCTCATGGACCTGCCGGGCCACGCGGGCTCCCTCCATGCGCCTGCCGACGGATCGAGCCTCGCCCGGATCGCCGAAACGGTGATCGATGCTTGTGATCAGCTCGGCCTCGAACGCTTCGCCCTCGTCGGTCTCTCCTTCGGCGGCGCGCTCAGTGTGCGGATCGCTCTGGACCGGCCCGGCCAGGTGTTCGCGGTCATGGCGCTCATGCCGTGGAACGCGGGCGGTACCGAGGCGGGCGATCCCGTCATCGAAGGGTTCCACACGTCCTTCCGTGACGTTGAAGCCATCACGCAGGCCGTTGGGGCCATCTCGCTGGAACCGAGCAAGACGACCGATGTCGTGCGCACGATGACGACTGCTGTCACCGAGCAGTTCTGGCACAGCTGGCTCGGAACCGGTGGCGGTGCTTACACGAGCATGTTCGAGGAGTTGTCCGGGATGGCCGTGCCGGCGTGCTACGTCATCGGCGGCCAAGACACCATCGCCCCGCAGGACAAGTTGATCGCCGACGTCCGTGCGATGCCCGGAGGCCGGCTGGTCTTCCTGTCGGACGCGGGACATCTCGCCCCTTACGAGTCTCCCGAGCTCGTCGCCCGGGAGATCCGCGAGTTCGTCAGCCGCTACGCGAACACGCCGTCGCCGGGCGCGGGTGCTTCGTCATGA
- a CDS encoding NADP-dependent oxidoreductase, whose product MKAMTLPRYGGADDLELTDQPTPAVAPGEFLVRVKAAGVNPGDEKIAVGTLDGIMVTHFPLIPGFEMSGVVEARGFGATEFEIGDEVIGFVVKDWAQNGTYAELVSAPARTLARKPASLDWLRSACLPLNGLTAYQAIKRIDIGESDTVLIHGAAGGVGTLAVQIAATRGAHVIGTASERNHDYLRELGATPITYGEGLAERVRELAPEGVDAALDFYGGDAVAVSRKVVKDPARVASVADITAPEQGAQLVWARPNADELTEVAALAEAGKLSVPVNRSFPLEQAADAWRMLHADSRARGRIVLDTDAA is encoded by the coding sequence GTGAAAGCAATGACACTCCCGCGTTACGGCGGCGCGGACGACCTGGAGCTCACCGACCAGCCGACACCGGCGGTCGCGCCCGGGGAGTTCCTGGTCCGGGTCAAGGCGGCCGGAGTGAACCCGGGCGACGAAAAGATCGCCGTCGGCACTCTCGACGGCATCATGGTGACCCACTTCCCCCTCATCCCGGGCTTCGAGATGTCCGGCGTCGTCGAGGCTCGCGGTTTCGGCGCCACCGAGTTCGAGATCGGCGACGAGGTGATCGGCTTCGTCGTCAAGGACTGGGCGCAGAACGGTACCTACGCCGAACTGGTTTCAGCCCCGGCCCGCACTCTGGCACGCAAGCCGGCGTCCCTCGACTGGCTGCGTTCGGCGTGTCTGCCGCTGAACGGACTGACGGCTTACCAGGCCATCAAACGTATCGACATCGGCGAGAGCGACACCGTCCTGATCCACGGGGCCGCCGGTGGGGTCGGTACGCTCGCCGTGCAGATCGCCGCCACCCGGGGCGCACACGTCATCGGCACCGCCAGCGAGCGCAACCACGACTACCTGCGTGAACTCGGCGCCACACCGATCACTTACGGAGAAGGACTGGCCGAGCGGGTGCGCGAGCTCGCGCCGGAGGGCGTCGACGCGGCGCTCGACTTCTACGGCGGGGACGCGGTGGCCGTCTCGCGGAAGGTCGTGAAGGATCCCGCGCGGGTCGCCTCCGTGGCCGACATCACCGCGCCCGAACAGGGTGCCCAATTGGTGTGGGCACGCCCGAACGCCGACGAGCTGACGGAGGTGGCCGCGCTCGCCGAGGCAGGGAAGCTGTCCGTCCCCGTGAATCGCTCCTTCCCGCTGGAGCAGGCCGCCGACGCCTGGCGGATGCTCCACGCGGACAGCCGCGCCCGTGGCCGGATCGTACTGGACACCGACGCCGCCTGA
- a CDS encoding class II aldolase/adducin family protein, whose translation MTGIRLSGEILRQAGQLPRRQETIMNHSEAAAVADEPGLLDLEALPEQHSSMEAEREHRKRQLAAAFRIFARYGFDEGIAGHITARDPELSDHFWVNPYAVHFSRIRVSDLLLLDGQGKVVHGSRRTNKAAFSIHSTIHEARPDVTAVAHAHSLHGRAWSALSRTLDPIIQESCAFYNDHVLFDEYKGLVLERDEGERIAARLGSRRAAILRHHGLLTVGRTVEEAAWWFITMDRACQMQLMAEAAGDVRVMTDEEATLAHRQFGNANMARHSFRLLAELVFEQEPDVLD comes from the coding sequence TTGACAGGCATTCGCCTGTCAGGCGAAATTCTTCGCCAGGCAGGTCAACTTCCTCGGCGACAGGAGACGATCATGAATCATTCCGAGGCCGCTGCGGTGGCGGACGAACCGGGGCTGCTTGACCTGGAGGCTCTGCCCGAACAGCACAGTTCCATGGAAGCTGAGCGTGAACACCGCAAGCGCCAGCTGGCAGCCGCGTTCCGGATCTTCGCCCGGTATGGGTTCGACGAGGGGATCGCGGGCCACATCACGGCGCGGGATCCGGAACTGTCAGACCACTTCTGGGTCAACCCCTACGCCGTTCACTTCTCGCGGATCCGGGTCAGCGATCTGCTGCTGCTCGACGGTCAGGGCAAGGTCGTGCACGGAAGCAGGCGCACGAACAAGGCGGCCTTCTCCATCCACTCCACCATCCACGAGGCGCGCCCGGACGTGACCGCGGTCGCTCACGCGCACTCACTGCACGGACGCGCCTGGTCGGCACTCAGCCGGACGCTGGACCCGATCATTCAGGAGTCCTGCGCCTTCTACAACGATCATGTCCTGTTCGATGAGTACAAGGGGCTCGTTCTCGAGCGGGACGAGGGCGAGCGCATCGCGGCCAGGCTCGGCAGCCGCCGGGCCGCCATTCTTCGGCACCACGGACTGCTCACCGTCGGACGCACGGTCGAGGAGGCGGCGTGGTGGTTCATCACGATGGATCGTGCGTGCCAGATGCAGCTCATGGCCGAGGCCGCCGGTGATGTGCGCGTCATGACCGACGAGGAAGCCACCTTGGCTCACCGCCAGTTCGGTAACGCGAATATGGCCCGGCACAGCTTCCGGCTGCTCGCGGAGCTCGTGTTCGAGCAGGAACCTGACGTCCTGGATTGA
- a CDS encoding VOC family protein produces the protein MTTPSPSIAELGHVGLRCHDVSRQLAFYTEVLGLTVTDHDERLGVWFLSARPDTEHHELLLAGGRDAPVGVKLIQQVSFRCARFEDVLGFHRRFREHDVRLDMIVSHGNAVGVYFYDPEGNRCEVYWQTGFVARQPFVEHIDIETDPEELLDAIRASVERHGATGFTEDSYRAWTREQAMPADGAAAKEVRQ, from the coding sequence GTGACGACTCCATCGCCGTCCATCGCGGAACTCGGCCATGTCGGCCTGCGCTGTCACGACGTGAGCAGGCAACTCGCCTTCTACACCGAAGTCCTCGGACTGACGGTCACCGATCACGACGAGCGGCTGGGCGTCTGGTTCCTGTCCGCCCGGCCGGACACCGAACATCACGAACTGCTCCTGGCCGGGGGGCGGGACGCGCCGGTCGGCGTCAAACTCATCCAGCAGGTGTCGTTCCGGTGCGCGCGCTTCGAGGACGTCCTCGGCTTCCATCGGCGTTTCCGGGAGCACGACGTCCGGCTCGACATGATCGTCTCGCACGGCAATGCCGTCGGCGTCTACTTCTACGACCCGGAGGGCAACCGGTGTGAGGTCTACTGGCAGACCGGGTTCGTGGCACGACAGCCCTTCGTCGAGCACATCGACATCGAGACCGATCCTGAGGAGCTTCTGGACGCCATCCGGGCTTCGGTCGAGCGCCACGGCGCGACGGGTTTCACCGAGGACAGTTATCGCGCCTGGACGCGCGAACAAGCGATGCCGGCCGATGGCGCCGCGGCCAAGGAGGTAAGGCAGTGA
- a CDS encoding alpha/beta hydrolase, which yields MDAPVPAEDPAKLRAALLRAMPMSRMLDYGMDHGDAVHLANAPVSQPWHDVATRLAEAQLTRAEAAADRGDVETAVACYRRATASLIFAQMAFNTDHPAKRALYVRLTRAYQAAAELDTELRVERLSIPFRQSHCTAWFVSRSGDRPGPTVVIVGGQSGWGPAFHQQAEALARRGLSAVLLEAPGQGDTRMAGGLHLDGNVDRAFSAALDAVRARTGYDGRYGVWGNSFGGLLAARAAVHDSRFGACCVNGATAKPEPLPFRTAREQSRALLGVGTDYEAAAVFRTLWLDPAVEHTSAAMLVLHGGNDPLVSLDQQKVFLELSAHPTLRVWDDGDHTMYNHSAERTEFVCDWFRAQLGRA from the coding sequence ATGGACGCTCCCGTACCGGCGGAGGACCCGGCCAAGCTTCGGGCCGCGTTGCTGCGTGCCATGCCGATGTCCCGGATGCTCGATTACGGCATGGACCACGGGGACGCCGTCCACCTGGCCAACGCGCCCGTCTCACAACCGTGGCACGACGTCGCGACGCGCCTGGCCGAGGCGCAGTTGACCCGCGCGGAGGCGGCCGCCGACCGCGGTGATGTCGAGACCGCGGTCGCGTGCTATCGCCGGGCAACGGCCTCCCTGATCTTCGCGCAGATGGCCTTCAACACCGACCACCCGGCCAAACGCGCGCTCTACGTCCGGCTCACCCGGGCCTACCAGGCCGCGGCCGAGCTCGACACCGAGTTGCGCGTGGAACGGCTGTCGATCCCGTTCCGGCAGAGCCACTGCACCGCCTGGTTCGTCAGCCGCTCCGGCGATCGCCCCGGCCCCACGGTGGTCATCGTCGGCGGGCAGAGCGGTTGGGGCCCGGCCTTTCATCAGCAGGCCGAAGCCCTGGCCCGGCGGGGACTGTCCGCTGTCCTGCTCGAGGCACCCGGCCAGGGCGATACGCGCATGGCCGGCGGACTCCACCTCGACGGGAACGTCGACCGAGCCTTCAGCGCTGCCCTCGACGCCGTGCGTGCCCGTACCGGCTACGACGGCCGGTACGGGGTGTGGGGAAACAGCTTCGGTGGACTGCTCGCCGCCCGTGCCGCGGTGCACGACAGCCGTTTCGGCGCGTGCTGCGTCAACGGGGCCACCGCCAAGCCGGAGCCACTGCCGTTCCGGACCGCACGCGAACAATCGCGGGCGCTCCTGGGCGTCGGCACCGACTACGAAGCCGCGGCCGTCTTCCGCACCCTGTGGCTGGACCCGGCGGTCGAGCACACGAGCGCCGCGATGCTCGTGCTGCACGGCGGCAACGACCCGCTGGTCAGCCTCGATCAGCAGAAGGTGTTCCTCGAGCTGTCGGCGCATCCCACCCTGCGGGTTTGGGACGACGGCGACCACACCATGTACAACCACTCGGCCGAGCGCACGGAGTTTGTCTGTGACTGGTTCCGTGCCCAGCTCGGCCGCGCGTGA
- a CDS encoding fumarylacetoacetate hydrolase family protein, protein MKFVRYADGPSSRVGVVDGDLVRVVDGPADLLPLIEAGEAELLAAGRTALRRGATVPLPDIVPLSPIATPPTVRDFYAFEQHVRAGRAWRGLEMEPDWYELPVFYFSNPYAVMGCGPVPMTPGTERFDFELEVAAVVGCGGRDLTAKDAEGAIAGYCVLNDWSGRDVQQREMKLSMGPVKGKDTATSLGPYFVTPDEIADFREGNGYRLEMTCTVNGAPYSRALWSDIHWSFGEMIAYASRGAEVRPGDVIGSGTCGTGCILELSRTHDSATYPWLRPGDEVVAAIEGLGELRNTVTEAAPVIPLRTRGATGQEDGTPPRRTDGAAR, encoded by the coding sequence GTGAAGTTCGTTCGCTACGCGGACGGGCCGTCCTCACGCGTCGGCGTGGTCGACGGCGACCTGGTCCGGGTCGTCGACGGTCCGGCAGACCTGCTGCCTCTCATCGAGGCCGGCGAGGCCGAGTTGCTCGCGGCTGGACGGACCGCGCTGCGGCGCGGCGCGACCGTGCCGCTGCCGGACATCGTTCCGCTGTCGCCGATCGCGACGCCTCCGACCGTCCGCGACTTCTACGCCTTCGAACAGCATGTCCGGGCAGGGCGCGCCTGGCGGGGCCTGGAGATGGAACCGGACTGGTACGAGCTGCCCGTCTTCTACTTCTCCAACCCCTACGCCGTGATGGGCTGCGGGCCGGTGCCGATGACGCCGGGTACGGAGCGTTTCGACTTCGAACTGGAGGTCGCCGCGGTGGTGGGGTGCGGCGGCCGCGACCTGACCGCCAAGGACGCCGAAGGCGCCATCGCCGGTTACTGTGTGCTCAACGACTGGAGCGGCCGGGACGTGCAGCAGCGCGAGATGAAGCTGTCGATGGGGCCGGTGAAGGGCAAGGACACCGCGACGAGCCTCGGCCCGTACTTCGTGACCCCGGACGAGATCGCCGACTTCCGCGAGGGCAACGGATACCGTCTCGAAATGACCTGCACGGTCAACGGTGCCCCCTACTCCCGCGCCCTGTGGTCGGACATCCACTGGTCGTTCGGCGAGATGATCGCCTACGCCTCCCGTGGCGCCGAAGTGAGGCCGGGCGATGTGATCGGCTCCGGCACCTGCGGCACCGGCTGCATCCTGGAGCTCTCCCGCACTCACGACTCGGCGACCTACCCCTGGTTGCGGCCGGGCGATGAGGTCGTCGCGGCGATCGAAGGTCTCGGCGAGTTGCGTAACACCGTCACCGAGGCGGCGCCGGTCATTCCGTTGCGAACCCGGGGCGCGACAGGGCAGGAGGACGGAACACCACCGCGACGCACCGACGGAGCCGCGCGCTGA
- a CDS encoding LysR family transcriptional regulator translates to MDIRELRYFVAVAEELHFGKAAQRLGIAQPPLSRTITQLERRLGIALLERTSRKVTLTEAGAVLLAEAHAILSAVTAAERHTQQAATAHPSLVLAVKTGTAGELLTKLLDAYAAEPGAATVELLLCEAHQHQQLLRDGHADVALLHLPFDSAAGLDTETLCTEGQVAILPASHPLADRSQVRMADITTLPTLPMARWPGPGGSYPQGPGAEVRNLAQLFQLIALGRTTVVIPESAAADLRRDLAAVPVLDAPPVTTVIAWPPHSHLRTVADLIRVATRL, encoded by the coding sequence ATGGACATACGCGAGCTGCGGTACTTCGTCGCCGTCGCCGAGGAGCTGCACTTCGGCAAGGCTGCCCAGCGCCTCGGAATAGCCCAGCCGCCCCTGTCCCGCACGATCACCCAGCTCGAACGCCGGCTCGGAATCGCACTGCTGGAACGCACCAGCCGCAAGGTCACCCTCACCGAGGCCGGAGCCGTGCTGCTGGCCGAAGCACACGCGATCCTCAGCGCCGTGACCGCGGCTGAGCGGCATACTCAACAGGCCGCGACAGCACACCCCAGCCTCGTCCTCGCCGTCAAAACCGGCACCGCCGGCGAGCTGCTGACCAAACTGCTCGACGCCTACGCCGCGGAACCCGGCGCAGCCACCGTCGAGCTGCTGCTCTGCGAGGCACACCAGCACCAGCAGCTGCTGCGGGACGGGCACGCCGACGTGGCCCTGCTGCACCTGCCCTTCGACTCAGCAGCCGGGCTCGACACTGAAACCCTGTGCACAGAGGGACAGGTCGCGATCCTGCCGGCCTCACACCCGCTCGCCGACCGCTCCCAGGTCCGGATGGCCGACATCACCACCCTGCCAACGCTCCCGATGGCCCGCTGGCCCGGTCCCGGCGGCAGCTACCCACAAGGACCGGGCGCAGAGGTACGGAACCTGGCGCAGCTGTTCCAGCTGATCGCGCTTGGCCGTACCACCGTGGTCATCCCCGAGTCCGCCGCCGCCGACCTGCGCCGGGACCTCGCCGCCGTGCCGGTCCTGGATGCCCCGCCCGTGACAACGGTGATCGCCTGGCCACCGCACAGCCACCTCCGTACCGTTGCCGACCTGATCCGCGTAGCAACACGTCTTTGA